From a single Lentisphaera profundi genomic region:
- a CDS encoding dienelactone hydrolase family protein: MFKTFTSLAMLIALSATAADRSNDTLPPLSPETMPADIPALWATFDSTKDPLEMKVLHAYEKDGVKVQMISYVVGTFKGKKVRMGGYLAYPTKNKGALPGIVQMHGGGQRAMADYAAGIAQNGYAVLATNWGGKLMTHQEKGQAAEGKIATDWTPLDATQKNNGWYARTEPSSLSYDDFDSPRNNNWFLINLANKRAITLLQKLPFVDPEKIGAHGHSMGGKLSVMLAGTDKRVKVAVPSCGGTGAAPAALKARKGNSSRPQALKPLYAKFIDDAKMLPYITCPILYKGPQNDFNGMVSNMAFNWRTIPANTSVRYSISPHFNHRHAPESSYVDLLMFEQYLKGTYKIPETPEIKVDLKGDVNGPIITLSPDNSQAIDRVEIFYSQDPNGQFRFNRSAKVRKVGNKYLASAPIISKDLGFFAMANVYYKHPKGLKLLGPRWNANLANTFIISTNIQKFEIPEVQQANPAITDKSTRMIQANFDHDGKPDWYRYSQSRLNTRKIRDPKWRGPIGAKLAIDVLDPIGENLIMEFDFNSYSQYDRELATGQCYVVVPIKASKEWQTLAIDIKDLKPLKGNRNGMPLDWQTLDHLSIVNNLKAPLDGKMQNFQANAKHGQGRKLRKMQWLGGKYPQTILMNGGGLELSASEYEKQFNDQIDVSIELEEKVDGLEKAK; encoded by the coding sequence ATGTTTAAAACCTTTACTTCTCTAGCTATGCTCATCGCGCTCTCCGCAACTGCCGCAGATAGATCGAACGACACCCTGCCTCCTCTATCACCCGAAACTATGCCTGCAGATATTCCCGCTTTATGGGCAACTTTTGATTCCACTAAAGATCCTCTCGAAATGAAAGTTCTTCACGCATACGAAAAAGATGGTGTGAAAGTACAAATGATCTCTTATGTCGTCGGTACTTTCAAAGGCAAAAAAGTTCGTATGGGTGGCTATCTAGCTTACCCCACAAAAAATAAAGGTGCGCTTCCTGGTATTGTACAAATGCATGGTGGTGGTCAACGTGCCATGGCAGACTACGCTGCTGGCATTGCTCAAAATGGTTATGCGGTTCTCGCAACTAACTGGGGTGGTAAACTCATGACTCATCAAGAAAAAGGTCAAGCCGCTGAAGGTAAGATTGCTACGGATTGGACACCCCTCGATGCCACACAAAAAAATAATGGCTGGTATGCGCGCACCGAGCCGAGCTCATTAAGCTACGACGATTTTGATTCCCCTCGTAATAATAATTGGTTCCTCATTAACTTAGCCAATAAACGCGCCATCACCCTGCTACAAAAACTCCCCTTTGTCGATCCAGAAAAAATTGGCGCTCACGGTCATTCCATGGGTGGTAAACTCTCGGTCATGCTTGCGGGCACTGACAAGCGAGTCAAAGTTGCTGTACCATCCTGTGGTGGGACGGGCGCCGCACCAGCAGCCCTCAAAGCGCGAAAAGGTAATTCTTCTCGTCCACAAGCACTCAAGCCTCTTTACGCCAAGTTCATCGACGATGCAAAAATGCTTCCTTATATCACTTGCCCGATCTTGTACAAAGGACCACAAAACGACTTCAATGGTATGGTTTCTAATATGGCCTTTAACTGGCGTACAATTCCAGCTAATACCTCCGTTCGTTATTCCATTAGTCCTCATTTTAATCACCGTCATGCTCCTGAATCTTCTTATGTTGATTTACTGATGTTTGAGCAGTACCTCAAAGGAACTTATAAAATTCCTGAGACGCCCGAAATTAAAGTTGATTTAAAAGGCGATGTAAATGGCCCCATCATCACTCTTAGTCCAGATAATTCACAAGCGATTGACCGCGTTGAAATTTTTTATAGCCAAGACCCCAATGGTCAATTTCGTTTTAATCGCTCCGCAAAGGTTCGCAAAGTCGGTAATAAATACCTGGCTTCCGCTCCCATCATTTCTAAAGACCTAGGCTTTTTCGCCATGGCAAATGTTTATTACAAACATCCCAAAGGCCTAAAGCTTCTCGGTCCGCGATGGAATGCCAATCTCGCAAACACTTTTATCATCAGTACTAATATTCAAAAATTTGAAATACCAGAAGTACAGCAAGCTAATCCCGCTATTACGGATAAGTCCACTCGAATGATTCAAGCTAACTTTGATCATGATGGTAAACCCGATTGGTATCGCTACTCGCAAAGCCGTCTCAACACACGCAAAATTCGTGATCCAAAATGGCGTGGTCCCATTGGAGCTAAACTCGCTATTGATGTCCTAGACCCCATCGGTGAAAACCTTATCATGGAATTTGACTTCAACAGTTATTCCCAATATGACCGTGAACTAGCCACAGGTCAATGCTACGTCGTAGTTCCTATCAAAGCCTCAAAGGAATGGCAAACTCTCGCGATAGATATAAAAGATCTCAAGCCTCTAAAAGGCAACCGCAATGGCATGCCTCTCGACTGGCAAACTCTTGACCATCTCAGCATAGTCAATAATCTCAAGGCTCCCCTTGACGGCAAAATGCAGAACTTCCAGGCAAATGCAAAACATGGCCAGGGTCGAAAGCTTCGCAAGATGCAGTGGCTTGGCGGCAAATACCCGCAAACAATCCTCATGAATGGTGGTGGACTCGAACTCAGTGCTTCCGAGTACGAAAAACAATTTAACGATCAGATCGACGTCTCTATCGAGCTCGAAGAAAAAGTCGACGGCCTTGAAAAAGCAAAATAA